The Massilia sp. H6 DNA window ATTCGCCACAACCAGTGGGGGCATGCCGTCACCGCGTTTCGCACCGTGTCGGGCGCCCCGTATTACTTCAATTGGCACAAGGGGGAGGATGGCTCCGAAGCCAAACGGGCTGCTGCGCTCGACCCGAACCACAAGGACCTCGCTAATACCATCGTCATTGGTAAGTCCGGCACCGGCAAGACAGCGCTTCAGATGTTTCTGCTAGCGCAGTCGTTAAAATTTAATAATCCGCGGCAGAAAGGCGGCAACAAACTAGCGGCGGTGTTCTTCGACAAGGACCTCGGCGCCTCGGTCGGCATTCGCGCCTTAGGGGGGCGATATTTCCCACTCAAAAACGGTATTCCGTCGGGCTGGAACCCGTTCCAGCTCGAGCCGACCGAGCGCAACCTGAACTTCCTCGAGAAGCTGGTGCGTCGCTGCGCCTACCGGGCCGACCGTCCGTTTACCCCGAGCGATGAGAAAACGATCTTTAACGCGATTCATGGCGTGATGAGCACGCCACAATCTATGCGCCGCTTCAGCGCGGTGCTGCAATTCTTACCGATGGGCGACCCCGAAGGCATCCATGCCCGCCTGTCGCGTTGGGCTGGCCGCAACGCGCCGCTTGGCTGGCTGTTCGACAATGTCGAGGACACCCTGAACGTTGACGACACACCGATCCTGGGGTTTGACGTTACGGAATTTCTTCCGAACGACGAGACGCGCGAGCCGACGATGATGTACCTGTTTCACCGGGTCGAGACGCTGCTCGATGGGCGGCGCGTGCCAATCTTCTTTGATGAGTTTGGGCAGCTGAGCAAGGACGCCAGCATGCGCGAACTGGTCGAGAACAAGCTGGTGACGATCCGCAAGCAAGATGGCTTCCTCATCATGGGTACGCAGATGCCTGGCCAGGTGATCAAGAGCCCGATCGCCGACGCGATCATCCAGCAGACCGCCACCAAGATCTTTCTGCCCAACCCGGAAGCTGACTACGACGAGTACGTCAACGGTTTCAAACTCACCGAACGGGAATTCCAGATCATCAAGGAGTTCGGGGAGAAATCGCGTTTATTCCTCGTCAAGCAAGGCGGCAATTCGGTGGTGGCGGAATTCAAACTGCGTGGCTTCGATGATGAGCTGGCGGTGTTGTCGGGGAACACTGCCACCTCGAATCTCGTTGAGAGACTGGTAGCCGAACTCGGTGCAGATCCGGCCCGCTGGCTGCCTGAATTCCACCGGATCAGGAAAGGAGGCGCCGAGCCGCCACCAGCGGCGCAGGTGACCGAGGCCTCGCACCCGCGAGAAACGACTGTTCAACAGGAATAGGAGCGTGACATGGAACGATGGTTCAAGAGTTTGGCGACAGCGCTCGTCCTTGGCGCCGCCAGTCAGGCGCAAGCGGGCATTCCCGTGATCGATGCCGCATCCCTAGCGCAATCCGTTCAGCAAGTGCTGGCATGGGGCAAGCAGTACGCACAGATGGGGCAGCAGTACACCCAACTGGTGAATTCCTATAACCAGGCCGTGACGACACATAACAGCCTGAACGGCTCGCGCGGCATGGAGTCGCTCGTCAACAACCCGGCCGTGCGGCGTTATCTGCCGAACGAGTGGAACCAAACGATGAACTTGCTGAATTCGCCGGGGGGGTACACCGGCCTGCAAGGCAAGATTAATGGAATTCGCGCTGCCGCTCAGATCACAGGAATTGGCGATACCAGCCTTGACCCGGCCAGTGCGGCTGGCAAAGCATTCGTTGGGGCACAGAACCAGGTGGCGATGAACCGCGCTCTCTCAGAAGAAGGATATAAGCAAGCCAGCGACCGCATCACCTCGATCCAATCGCTGATCGACAAAATTGGAGATGCGCCTGAAGCAAAAGACGTGGCTGACCTGCAAGCGCGTATCCAGGCAGAGCAGGTCATGGTGCAAAACGAGCTGGTCAAACTCCACTTGATGGCGCAGTTGCAACAGGCTCAGCGCGACATCATGACTCAGCAGGCACGAGAGATCTCAATGAAAGGGGCCAAGGGTCCAGGCGGCATTCCCCGGTTCTAAATGACTCAGGCGGCACCGCCGTCTGAGCCGTCACTTAGGAGTACTTGATGAAATTCATAATGATTGCGACTGCGCTCACTTTTTGTATATCTGCGTGCGAATTCGATTCTGTTCCACATGTTGCTGATCCCAAGAACGTCGTGGTTGATGGGGAACCTATGACGCAGCGTGCGTTTGTCGAAAAATATTGTATCGGCAAACCGCTGAATGAGACTTGTATAAAAGTTCAGAGCGCTTTGTCTGCGAGCAATGCTAAAAGTAAAACTGGCGTTCCACGTTTTTAAAGGTGCCTGAGCATGCCTGCGCCAAGCGACTTTCACTTTTACGAAGACACGTTTTCGAAGCTGAACGTCGCTCTAACAACTTACGTCGGTGATGTCTCCGCCAACGTAATTGGAGCAGTCAGCGGAGTGGCCTACTCGATGCTGATAATTTACGTAATGCTCTGGGGCTGGACAATGCTGCGTGGCATGATTTCAGAGCCAATCACCGATGGTATAGCTCGAATTGTGCGTCTTGCTGTCATCGTAGGGATCGCGCTCAACACCGGCCGGTACTCAACTTACATTTCGGATTTTCTCTGGAACACGCCTGAAGCGATGGCAGGCATCGTGGCGAGCGGTTATTCGGATCCCGATACCAATGTGCAATACCTCGACGGGTTAATGTCAAAATTATACGATCTTGGCAACGGATATTACGAAAACGCGTTTGCGAGTGGGGGAATGATCCCCGATCTTGGGCTTTTGGCGGCGGCATTTCTGATATGGGTTGCTGCAGTAGCAGCAACAGCTTATGCAGCCTTCTTGCTGGCTTTGTCAAAAATGGCGTTAGCGATTCTTCTGGGAATCGGACCGATTTTCGTTCTACTTCTAATTTTTGACGGCACAAAGCGTTTTTTCGAGGCGTGGCTAGGACAGGCCCTTAACTACGTTTTCTTAGTGATCCTGACTGCTGGCGCTATCAAACTTATTATGACCATCATAGTGCAGTATCTGAACGTCGCTGCCGGTGGTAGCCCGGCTGCGCTTACTGTCGAACTCGCAGTCCCGGCCGTAGTTATGTGCCTGATAGCCGCCCTCGTAATGATGCAGCTTCCCTCGATCGCGTCGGCCCTGGGTGGTGGCGCCGCCATTAGCACATTAGGTGCTGCAGGCTGGACTTATGGGAAGGCCACGACAGCAGTGTCTGCTCTGAGGCCCACCTCTCTTAGGCGTTCGCTCAATCGTGCGGCATCGGATGTACGCGTTGTCGGCGGAGGAGCTAAAGCAGTGGGGAGGGTACCGATGAGCGTTTATCGCAAGATCACGGGGGGCCGCAAAAATACGGTCAAGGCTATCGGTTCCTAAATCCACCAACAGCGGCGATTTTGCGAAGCGCAACGATGCCATTTTATCGCGCGTCATTTTGCCAAATAGTATAGGTCGCAGCGCGAACTACGCAGTATTGCAGTCGGCTTGGACTACACAAGGAGTCTTGCATGCGCTTGACACATGGATTTTTGGCAGCCCTCTGCCTCCTCTTGGCTGGGTGTGCGCTCACGCCGCCGAAGCCGCCTGGCTGCGAGGGCGAATTCAGGCCGGTGAACATGCCGGCTGCGCAACAGGGCGCCGCCCGATCGATTAGCCGGGATGACAGTCTGGCGATGTGCACACAGGGGGGCGGACATGCTTACCAAGGTTGAAAAACAGAATTTCGATCAGTACCTGCGCGAAGCACAGTCGTGGGAGACAAATCGGCTGATCCACGCTGAAAAATCGAAAAAGCTAGCCTGGTGCGTTGCGGCGATTGCCGGTGGCATCGCGTTCGTGTGCGCGATCGCCATCGTCGGATTGACGCCTTTGAAACAGACGGAGCTGCGCATCGTCCGGGTCAACGAAACAACCGGGTCCGTGGATGTGCTCAACGAAATTCCGGATGCCAGAACCACCTACGATGAAGCCATTAACCGCTACTTCGCTGGCCAGTACATTCGTTTTCGCGAAGGCTACTCACGCAAGCTGGCGGACGAGTATTACGCTAGCGTAGGAATCATGAGCGCGGGCGCGGAGCAGCGACGTTATGGTGAAGGATTTAATCCCAAAAATCCGCTCTCTCCCCTAAACGTCTATGGTCATAACGCGCGGGTCAAGGTCCACATCAAGGGCTACTCCTTCCTCAAAAAGGACGTGGTATTGGTGCGCTACTGGAAGGAAGTCGAACGTAGTGCATCGGAAAAGCCGGCAGTGACTCATTGGGCGGCGACCGTCGTGTTCAAGTACTCGGGCGCGCCGATGGCGGAAAAAGACCGTGAGATCAACCCCCTGGGTTTCCAAGTGACCGAGTACCGCAATGACCCGGATACGGTGGTCACGGCCGAGTCCGCGCCGTCGACAGTCGCAATGCAGGCTACGCCGCCTGCCAATAATGCTCCCACGATCTTGCCGGGCGTGGCGCCGCTGACGCCTCCGGGTCAGGTGCCGGCGATCGCGACGCCTGCCAGCCTTGTGCGCTAACGGTGAATGACATGAAACGATTCTTGTTCGTCGCCTTGCTGCTTCCCACTCTGGCCTGGGCTGAATTGACCCCTCCGAAAGGAAAGCTCGATAGCCGGGTACGGATTGCTGACTATCACCCGGCCGAGGTCTATAAGATTCGCACCTTCTATGGCGTGTCGACGCACGTCCAATTCGGCGAGGGCGAAACCATGTCCGATGTTGCCATTGGCGACAAGGAGGCCTGGGAGGTCGAGCCTCGTAGCAGCCATCTGTTCATCAAGCCGAAAGCCCAGAATGCCGATACCAACCTGACCGTCGTCACCAACAAACGCGTGTACCAGTTTGTACTCGTGGTCGAGTCCCGCGGTGCGCGCGATGACAAGGCGTGGAGGGACCCGGACCTGGTGTATTCACTATCGTTCCGCTACCCGGACGAGGAAGCGGCCCGCTTGAGTGCCCAGGCCACGGCCGCCCAGACCAAGGCTGTCCGAAACGAGCTCAAGGACAAGATGGTAGAGGCCAAGCGGCGCGACGAGAACCGCGATTATTGGGTTGCCGGTGCCGAAGAAATCAGCCCCACCGCCGCGCGCGACGATGGCCGTTTTATTTACCTGACGTTCAGCCTGAATCGCGACATGCCGGCCATTTACGCGGTCGACGACGAGGGCGTTGAGTCGCTCATCAATACGAATGTCGAAGGCAACGACATCGTCGTACAGCGCATGGTTCGTAAGCTCATCCTCCGCAAGGGGAAGGCGGTCGCTTGCGTCGTCAATAAGAGCTTTGACCTCAATGGCGGACGCGACAACACCACCGGCACAGTCGCATCGAATGTCGAGCGGACCATCAAAGGAGCGCGCCAATGAGCTTTTGGGACAAGCTAAAGGGCAGTAAGAAGCCTGGTCGGCACGTGGACATGCAAACGTCAGAGGCGCAGCCGGAACATGATTTGCCCGATATGGCAGCGCACGTGCATGACGACCCGACCCTGGCCGACGCGATGCAACAGGCGCGCAGTGGGCGTGCTCGTGAGAGCGACCCTGTCTTCGAGCAGCAAGTCGAAACCGACGGTCTGCCGTCGGTGAACCGGCGCAAGGGCAATAACAAAATCGTCAACGTGCTGGGCATCGTGGTGATTCTCGGTGTTGGCGCGGCCATGATCGTGGCCGTGAATGGCAAAAAGCTGACGGTGAAAAAGAATTTGGCGGATGCGCCCGAGAAGGTCGTCAACAATCTGCCCCCATTGATGGTGCCTCCGCCACCGGCAATACAGTTCGCGACGACGACGCCCGATCCATCCGCCATTCAGTTGACCGGTGGGCCGCATCCGAGTGTCTCGGGATTTGCCACCGCACCTGGCGCGGTCGGCGCTGACCATCCGATCGCATTGCGGCGAGGCGGCAAGCAACCCATCGATTGGCGTGAGCGCAAACGCGTCGGTTCGCTGATCGTCGATATGGACGGAGGCAATCGCGGGGCCGCTGGCGCTGGCGTTGTCGACAGCGGCGGGGGCGGGAGGGCGTTCCCTGTGCGCGCCGAGGGTGCGAGCTTGGCAGGGCAAGCAGCCATGTTCGCACCGTCTGCTGGAGGCGGCGGTCGAAACGAATTGGCTGCGCGCCTCGAGCCCGCGGAAATGAAAGGTGTGTCGGCGGGCCTGCTGCCTGACCGGAACTTCCTCATCACGAAAGGGACGTCCCTGGACTGTGCCATGGAAACTGCGATCGACACCACGCTGCCCGGCATTCTGACCTGCCGGCTCACGCGTGACGTGTACTCCGACAACAGTCAAGTCTTACTCTTGGAACGGGGCACCCAGTTGGTCGGTGAACAGCAGGGCAATGTCCGTCAAGGCCAGGCCCGGGTATTTGCGCTGTGGAGCCGTGCCAAGACGCCTAACGGGGTCATCGTGAACCTGAATTCGCCGGGTACGGACGCGCTGGGACGCTCGGGACTGGAAGGCTGGGTGGACAGCCATTTTGCGGATCGCTTCGGCGCTGCCATTTTAATAAGCTTAATTCAGGACACCTTACAGGCGCTGATCGCGCGGCAACAAGCAAATGGTGGCACGGTGGTGTACGGCGGTACGAGTGACGCCGGGGCCAAGGTGGTGGAAAAAATCGTCGAAAGCTCGGTCAACATTCCGCCGACCATCATCAAGAACCAGGGTGATCACATCCAGGTCATGGTGGCGCGCGACTTGGATTTTTCGACCGTGTATGGCCTGCGGAGCAAGCGTTGAGCGTCGACGTACAGAGTCTGCGCCGTGCCAGCATGGCCGGGGCCGACGCACCCGACATGCTGTATCAGTACCTGTCTCCACTACGCGCCTATTTGGCCGACAGCAATAACACGGAAATCGCCGTCAACCGTCCTGGCGAACTCTGGACCGAGGGCCGCCATGGGTGGCAGCGTCACGAGGCGCCCGAGTTGACTCTGGAAGCTTGCATGCGTCTGGCGCTGTTGATTGCCAATTTTAATAACAAGGCGATCGATAACGGCAAACCGGTGCTGTCGGCGGGGATGATCTATGGCGAGCGAGCCCAGGTCTTGATTCCGCCCGCGTGCGAAGACGACACCGTCTCGATCACGATTCGCAAGCCGAGCATGATCGACAAGTCGGTCGATGAGCTCGCTGCCGAAGGCGCGTTCGACGAATGGGAGCCAAGCCGCGACGGACTGGCGCCCTTCGAGCAGGAGCTGTTGACGCTGAAAGACGAGCGGCGCATCAAGGAGTTTCTCGATCTGGCCGTGCGCAAGCGTCGCAACATCCTGGTGGTGGGCAAGACCGGCTCCGGCAAGACCACGCTGGCCAAGAGTCTGGTGCGTAGCATTCCAGCCGACGAACGCCTCATCACCATCGAAGACGTGCATGAGATGTTCTTGCCTTACCACCCGAACCGGGTGCACTTGTTTTATTCCCGCGAAGACGAGGGCGGCGCCAAAGTCAGCCCGAAGCAGGCGCTCGCCTCTTGTCTGCGGATGAAGCCCGATCGCATCTTGCTGGCCGAGTTACGCGGCGACGAGGCATGGGAATTCATCAAGTCGATCAATACCGGCCATCCCGGATCGATCAGCACGATGCACGCCAACGGGGCCTATGAGGCCTTCGAGCAGCTGACGGCGCTCATCAAGGATTCGCGCACGGGCGCCCACCTCGACAGCACCTATATCCGGCAACGTCTGTTCACGACGCTCGACGTGATCCTGTTCTACGACAAGTACAAGTTGCGGGAGATTTATTATGACCCTGAGTTCAAGCGACAGCAGATGGCGTAAGCCATCGCTGATCGTTCTCGGCTTGCTGGCGGCGTGCGTGTTGTGGGCTTACCTTGGTGGCGGCATCTTCATGGTGGCGCACCGGCACAAGTTCGAGGATGCCACGCCGCTGACGCTGTACCAGTACTGGGTGTATTACGGCGCCGAACAATCGGTCGTGCGCTGGCTGATCATTTCCGCGGCGATCGCGTTCGTGGTGACGGCCGCCCCCGCGTTGCTGCTGCTCAAACCGGCAAAGCGCAGTCTGTTCGGCGATGCGCGTTGGGCCAAGTCCGCTGACATTCGCAAGGCGGGTTTGCTGGGCACCAAAGGCATCGTCGTCGGCCTATACCGGCGCACCTATCTGATGTTCGAGGGCAGCCAACACGTCATCTTGTCGGCGCCGACGCGCAGCGGCAAGGGTGTGGGCATCGTCATTCCGAATCTGTTGACTTGGTCCGACAGCGTGGTGGTGCTCGACATCAAGCAAGAAAATCACGGAATTACCAGCGCCTATCGGCGCAAGTACGGCCAACCCTGCTTTCTCTTCAATCCCGCGGCCGCGGACTACCGCACGCACCGGTACAACCCGCTCGCCTATATCAGCGAGGATCCGAATTTCCGCATCGACGACACCCAGAAAATCGCCAACATGCTGTTCCCGGATCAGCAAGGGGTCGATCCGATCTGGACCGCGACGCCGCGTTCGCTGTTTCTCGGGATTGTGCTGTACCTGCTCGAGACGCCGGGCAAGCTGGTGACGCTCGGTCAGGTGTTGCGCGAATCGCTCGCCGATGGCGATGGGGCTAAATATTTTACGAGCATCATCGCGGCGCGCAACCTTGGCGAGCGGATTGCGCAAACCGGTGCCCAGGATGCGGCGCTGCAGGCTGCGCGGGACGTAGAAGCGATTTTGGCTGACAAAGGTAAGGCGCCCCAACACCATCCAAAATTGTCCGACATGGCGGTATGGCTGCAATTGAGTCCGCCCTATCGCGGCGCGGTGGCCGAGGCGCTCGAGCTGGCCCGCAAAGACCAGGCCAGAACCCCAGACCTTATCGCGCTGGCCGAGGCCATGCCGATCGATGCCGCGTCCTGCAAGATCGGCAAGGGCCTGTCCGGCGCCTGCGTGCGGGCACTGAACTCGTATATCTCGATCGCTGCCGAAACGACCCGCGCCGGCATCATGACCGGTTTTCGGTCGCGCCTCGAGCTGTGGTACAACCCGCTTGTCGACGCCGCCACCAGTGCCAACGATTTCGATTTGCGCGACGTACGCAAGAAGCGCATGTCGATCTACCTGGGTGTCACCCCGGACAACCTGGACCGGATGGCGCCGCTGTTAAATCTATTCTTCCAGCAGCTGATCGACTTGAACACGCGCGAGCTGCCGGAACAGAACGCTGCCCTCAAATACCAATGCCTGCTTCTGGCGGACGAATTCACCGCCATGGGCAAGATTCAGGTGCTGTCGAAAGGTATTAGCTACATCGCCGGATATGGATTGCGCATGCTGCCGATCATCCAGAGCCCAGCCCAGGTCGTCGAGGTGTATGGCAAGCACGCGGCCGAAACGTTTACGACCAACCACGCCCTGCAGATCGTCTTTCCACCGAAGGCCACGGAGTCCGAAACTGCGGAGTCGATCTCCAAATGGCTCGGCTATCAGACGGTCAAAGGTGTGTCTGAATCGAAGGGTAAGGCACTCTTTGCCAAGCGCGAGAAATCCGAAAGTATCTCAGACCAACGACGGGCCTTGTTGCTGCCGCAAGAAATTACAAGCCTGGGCAAGACATCGGAAATCGTTGTAGTCGAGGACTGCCCCCCAATCCTAGCCCACAAGATCCGCTACTACGAAGACCGCACCTTCGTCGATCGCCTGAAAACCGTGTCGCCATCGCTCGCCGCCTTAGGGCGCAAGCTGCCCAACCAACAGCAGCTCAAGGAAGCGATTCGCAGGGGAGAGCTCGGTGCGCCGGTACCATTGATCGACCTTGAAACCCATCACCAGACAGTGGGCATAGACACAGGGTTCCACATGCAGCCTCCCGGGACAGGGCAGGGCGGCGTGTTGATCGCGACCACCGAGCGCGCCGTGACGGCTGACGACGTACACGGGCTGAACGCACTTGCCTTGACGGACTTCGTCGTTGACTTCTCGGCGGTTGAGGTCCCCAAGGGCGAACTCGACGAGGTGGCGTTGCAGGCCTATGCGGATCAACTGTGCAGACAAGCTGGTGTTGCGGTCTGAGCGCCGTTTTTGAAAGGATACGGTCATGCCGGTACATGGAGACGATGTCGATCGCGCGGGCCGGCGTAAGGGCCAAACAAGCGCGAGGCAAGGGAGCGCTGCGCACGAGCGGCAGGGGTACGAGAGCACCCCGCAAGAGCGCGAGCCCATGCGGGAGCTGCACAAGGCCATGGCGATGGCGCTCAAGGGGCGCGCTAGGTCGGAACCGATCATTGTCAGCGGCATTCAACAACGGGCCGAGCTCTACGAAAAAGCCTATGTGCACGCCAAGCAGGCAGCGATCAACACGGTCGCGCGGGACGCCGCGCCAGCCGAGCGGTACGCGCGCCAGGGCAAGGAACCGCGCAAGCCTGATGTCGACCCGCTGACTCCAGAGATGGTCGCGAAGCTCGCTGCCTTGGATGCACGCCACTACGGCAAATTGCACGACCCCGCACATCGGGAAACCGCTGCGCTAGCCATGGCGAGCACCGCGCGCTTGAGTGCCGGTTATCGCGCGGCCTTGGCCGGGATGGCGCCGCAGATAGCTGGCGCGGTCCTGACGGCGATGGGCGCCGCCGAACAGGACAAAGTTGTCGCGCCGCTGCGAATCAATCGCGTGGGGAATGACCAGACAGTCGCGGAGCAGCTGGTTTTCAACTGCATCGAACAGGTCATCAAACACAAGCGGGGGCGGCATGCCGGACACGGCGACGGTGAGCGCGCGGCGCCAACGGGTGCTGACCAGAGTCAACCGAAGACCATGCGGGCGCACGCCCCAGGAAATAATCAAGTCGCCTCCGACGAAGTGTTTACCGCTTCGAAGGACGATGCTCGACCGATCGTGCCGGTCGACATCGAGACCACCTACCTGCGCGTCGGTACCAGGTTTTACCACCCAAAAAACACGCAGGTCGTGGCGTTCGAGGACAAGGGTAACAAGCTGGAGACCCACTCCAATAGCGAACAGATCGCTACGGCCATGATAAGCATTGCGCGGGCGCGCGGCTGGGACGAGATCAGGGTGTCGGGGTCCGAGACCTTTCGCAAGGAAGCGTGGTTGGAAGCGGCGGCCCATGGCATGCACGTCAAGGGCTACACCCCCAGCGATGTCGACAAGGCCGCGTTGGCAAAGCGCACCGGGTATGTTGAGGCGAGGCGGGCGGGACCAGGTGGCAAGGTGCCCGGGGCCGAAACGTCGCCTGTCGCTGTACAGGCGTCTGCGGCTGGACTGTCCGGCACGGATCAGCTGGAGAACGTGGGGAAGCAGGGGACGGCAGCGAAGGCCGCGAACGCCGCGAACGCGCATGGGGTAGGCGAGCGGCAGGCCCGGACGGGGGAGGGGCTGCGCGCCCAAGCGTTTGCGAGTCGACCGCCCGCGGAAGCGATCGTCGATCATCCCGAGCTGGCCGGTACCTATGCCGCCCTGGCGTCGATGAAAAAAAAGGCCATTGCCGATGGCCTGAGCCCGCAGCAGCGTGCCGTCGTTATGGCGCGCGTCGAGGCCAATCTTGTCAACAGTATCGAGCGCGGACAGCTGCCGGAAGTAAAGGTGCGCGAACAGGTCGAGCTCCGCTCCGAACGTACCGAGGCCAGGGAGAGAAAACGATGAAGGGCACATCTCTCATCGCGGCAATGGTCGCCGCGACCTTGTTGTGTGCGTGTGCGCGACTTCCCCCGCCCGGCGCACCGACAACGCGTGTCAGCGCCGACTACGACGCGACGGGCGACGTGGACGGTGTGCGCGCCTTCGTCTATGGAAAGCGTACCGAGCTCGCATTCCCTAGGCGGCCTGTACGGCTGACGGTACACGATGAAAACGGCGTAGCGGTTCCGTACCAGCGTGAAGGATCCTATTATCGTCTGTCGCGCAAACTAGACCGTTTTACGGTATGGGCCAATACACGCGTATTGTCGTTCAGGCCCGTCACTGGGCGGGTCGCGCTGGTCACAGCAGCGATGCCGGAATCAGCAGGTCGAGTACCGCTCTCAACCCAGCCAAGGGAGGAGGCGCCGTCCGCGCGGTCCCCGGTGACAGTGAGTATGGAACCGGGTCGAGAAGACGATGCGACCGCCCTGTTGCGCCTCTTCGCCGCCCAGCAAGATCAGGTACGCCGCGCGATCGCAGGAGCGATCAGCACCGCCGAGACCAGGTTCTTGCAAGGGCGCTTGGAGCGTGTAAAGCATCGATTTAACAGCGCCGCCGCGGTCATGATCGGCGTTCGGTTCGACACGGGAGCCACCAGCTTTTCTGTGGATGATCGAGTCGCACAGACCTTGGTCGCGGCGGCCAAGGCCGCAGAACGGATCAATCTGAGGGGACGTACCGATGCGCGCATCGCGGGAACGGACGATCCGCGCATCGCCCGTGGCCGGGCGCTCGCAGCGCGCCAGTTCTTCATTCGGCATGGCATCGACGCGGCCAAGATCAGGGTCTTCGCTCAGTCGGCTGGCGATTTTATTGCACCTGCCGGAACGGAAGAGGGGAGGGCTTTGAACCGTCGCGTCGACATCGAGTTTGTTGATCCTCGCTATGCGACACTGCAGCAGGCCGATTCGCTACACGTGACCGCGCCATGAGTGGCCCAAGCCTGGCTGCGCCGGCAACGCGAACGCCAG harbors:
- a CDS encoding virB8 family protein, whose protein sequence is MLTKVEKQNFDQYLREAQSWETNRLIHAEKSKKLAWCVAAIAGGIAFVCAIAIVGLTPLKQTELRIVRVNETTGSVDVLNEIPDARTTYDEAINRYFAGQYIRFREGYSRKLADEYYASVGIMSAGAEQRRYGEGFNPKNPLSPLNVYGHNARVKVHIKGYSFLKKDVVLVRYWKEVERSASEKPAVTHWAATVVFKYSGAPMAEKDREINPLGFQVTEYRNDPDTVVTAESAPSTVAMQATPPANNAPTILPGVAPLTPPGQVPAIATPASLVR
- the virB11 gene encoding P-type DNA transfer ATPase VirB11, producing MSVDVQSLRRASMAGADAPDMLYQYLSPLRAYLADSNNTEIAVNRPGELWTEGRHGWQRHEAPELTLEACMRLALLIANFNNKAIDNGKPVLSAGMIYGERAQVLIPPACEDDTVSITIRKPSMIDKSVDELAAEGAFDEWEPSRDGLAPFEQELLTLKDERRIKEFLDLAVRKRRNILVVGKTGSGKTTLAKSLVRSIPADERLITIEDVHEMFLPYHPNRVHLFYSREDEGGAKVSPKQALASCLRMKPDRILLAELRGDEAWEFIKSINTGHPGSISTMHANGAYEAFEQLTALIKDSRTGAHLDSTYIRQRLFTTLDVILFYDKYKLREIYYDPEFKRQQMA
- the virB9 gene encoding P-type conjugative transfer protein VirB9, with the translated sequence MKRFLFVALLLPTLAWAELTPPKGKLDSRVRIADYHPAEVYKIRTFYGVSTHVQFGEGETMSDVAIGDKEAWEVEPRSSHLFIKPKAQNADTNLTVVTNKRVYQFVLVVESRGARDDKAWRDPDLVYSLSFRYPDEEAARLSAQATAAQTKAVRNELKDKMVEAKRRDENRDYWVAGAEEISPTAARDDGRFIYLTFSLNRDMPAIYAVDDEGVESLINTNVEGNDIVVQRMVRKLILRKGKAVACVVNKSFDLNGGRDNTTGTVASNVERTIKGARQ
- a CDS encoding VirB4 family type IV secretion/conjugal transfer ATPase; the protein is MAAAAFKYADEAQKEEPAGKDFIPYAGHVTESVVKLKTGDYMMTLRLQGAAHESADARDINIWHDQLNNLTRNIASPNVALWAHVVRREYGEYPGGEFEPGFARDLNDKYRAHLAGQRSLINELYVSVVYRPQPVKVLKMFDFIGKKASAELAEQQRDELEALHEIVDTALAGLDRYEPEILGCYERNGVMFSEVREFLAFLVDGEWRRQPLTFAEMAEHLATSRPLFGKGGLLALKGPTLTQYGAILSIQDYTSVTCPGLMNDLLSMPFEFVLTQSFTFLSRPVALGRMKRQHARMVNAGDVATSQVDAIETAMDDLVSGKIVMGVHNFILFIRADDQKALAEHIGDAGNAISDAGMKWYREDMGIAGSFYAQLPGNFAFRVNVGDISSRNFAGFSSFHNYPIGHIRHNQWGHAVTAFRTVSGAPYYFNWHKGEDGSEAKRAAALDPNHKDLANTIVIGKSGTGKTALQMFLLAQSLKFNNPRQKGGNKLAAVFFDKDLGASVGIRALGGRYFPLKNGIPSGWNPFQLEPTERNLNFLEKLVRRCAYRADRPFTPSDEKTIFNAIHGVMSTPQSMRRFSAVLQFLPMGDPEGIHARLSRWAGRNAPLGWLFDNVEDTLNVDDTPILGFDVTEFLPNDETREPTMMYLFHRVETLLDGRRVPIFFDEFGQLSKDASMRELVENKLVTIRKQDGFLIMGTQMPGQVIKSPIADAIIQQTATKIFLPNPEADYDEYVNGFKLTEREFQIIKEFGEKSRLFLVKQGGNSVVAEFKLRGFDDELAVLSGNTATSNLVERLVAELGADPARWLPEFHRIRKGGAEPPPAAQVTEASHPRETTVQQE
- a CDS encoding type IV secretion system protein; translated protein: MPAPSDFHFYEDTFSKLNVALTTYVGDVSANVIGAVSGVAYSMLIIYVMLWGWTMLRGMISEPITDGIARIVRLAVIVGIALNTGRYSTYISDFLWNTPEAMAGIVASGYSDPDTNVQYLDGLMSKLYDLGNGYYENAFASGGMIPDLGLLAAAFLIWVAAVAATAYAAFLLALSKMALAILLGIGPIFVLLLIFDGTKRFFEAWLGQALNYVFLVILTAGAIKLIMTIIVQYLNVAAGGSPAALTVELAVPAVVMCLIAALVMMQLPSIASALGGGAAISTLGAAGWTYGKATTAVSALRPTSLRRSLNRAASDVRVVGGGAKAVGRVPMSVYRKITGGRKNTVKAIGS
- the virB5 gene encoding P-type DNA transfer protein VirB5; the protein is MERWFKSLATALVLGAASQAQAGIPVIDAASLAQSVQQVLAWGKQYAQMGQQYTQLVNSYNQAVTTHNSLNGSRGMESLVNNPAVRRYLPNEWNQTMNLLNSPGGYTGLQGKINGIRAAAQITGIGDTSLDPASAAGKAFVGAQNQVAMNRALSEEGYKQASDRITSIQSLIDKIGDAPEAKDVADLQARIQAEQVMVQNELVKLHLMAQLQQAQRDIMTQQAREISMKGAKGPGGIPRF
- the virB10 gene encoding type IV secretion system protein VirB10, with protein sequence MSFWDKLKGSKKPGRHVDMQTSEAQPEHDLPDMAAHVHDDPTLADAMQQARSGRARESDPVFEQQVETDGLPSVNRRKGNNKIVNVLGIVVILGVGAAMIVAVNGKKLTVKKNLADAPEKVVNNLPPLMVPPPPAIQFATTTPDPSAIQLTGGPHPSVSGFATAPGAVGADHPIALRRGGKQPIDWRERKRVGSLIVDMDGGNRGAAGAGVVDSGGGGRAFPVRAEGASLAGQAAMFAPSAGGGGRNELAARLEPAEMKGVSAGLLPDRNFLITKGTSLDCAMETAIDTTLPGILTCRLTRDVYSDNSQVLLLERGTQLVGEQQGNVRQGQARVFALWSRAKTPNGVIVNLNSPGTDALGRSGLEGWVDSHFADRFGAAILISLIQDTLQALIARQQANGGTVVYGGTSDAGAKVVEKIVESSVNIPPTIIKNQGDHIQVMVARDLDFSTVYGLRSKR